From a region of the Cucumis sativus cultivar 9930 chromosome 6, Cucumber_9930_V3, whole genome shotgun sequence genome:
- the LOC101203343 gene encoding protein LAZ1 homolog 1 isoform X1 — translation MGWRRVFFYTLFILFKMVESSSRSGKMWLLNLSSEAAPKFSWTILSAGVFVFAALVLSTFLIIEHLASYNQPEHVVLFCCLTFSVQGLYMLSVCFHLLISRGTEVFDWSYIDGSCLLSRIGRPSGMFSWTKKGMHFINDEESFRHRLDNLTVTAFLGQNFWYHSFLSLLNSNGAFNCEVIRDCYEAFALYCFERYLIACLGGEKRTVEFMESQTVVDSSTPLLAEKYAYGVVEHPFPLNCFIREWYLGSDFYHAVKIGIVQYMILKMICALLAMILESFGVYGEGKFEWRYGYPYLAVVLNFSQSWALYCLLQFYSVTKDKLESIKPLAKFLVVKSIVFLTWWQGVAVAFLFSIGAFKGSLARELKTRIQDYLICIEMGIAAVAHVYTFPAVPYKRGERCVRNVSVLSDYASLGTPPDPEEVQDSERTTKIRLGRHDEREKRLNFPQSVRDVVIGSGEIIVDDMKYTVTHVVEPVERGIAKLNKTIHRFSENVKRHEEQRKSAKDDSHLIPLNSWSKEFSEVEENITQGSVSDSGITNGKRQHSQSKATTSRIRFGR, via the exons ATGGGATGGAGGAGGGTTTTCTTCTACACACTGTTCATTCTCTTCAAAATGGTTGAATCCTCCAGTAGATCAGGGAAGATGTGGTTATTGAACTTAAGCAGCGAAGCAGCACCTAAGTTCAGCTGGACAATTCTCAGTGCTGGTGTATTCGTATTTGCTGCACTTGTTCTTTCCACGTTTCTCATCATTGAACATTTAGCTTCTTATAATCAACCAGAG CATGTGGTGCTGTTCTGTTGTTTGACTTTCTCAGTGCAGGGGCTTTATATGCTCTCTGTGTGTTTTCATCTTCTTATTTCAAGAG GAACAGAAGTTTTTGATTGGTCTTATATTGATGGTTCCTGTTTACTCTCTAGAATCG GGCGTCCTAGTGGGATGTTTTCCTGGACAAAGAAAGGAATGCACTTCATCAATGATGAGGAATCCTTTAGGCATCGTTTGGACAATCTCACTGTTACTGCTTTTCTTGGACAGAACTTTTGGTACCATTCG TTCCTGTCATTGTTAAATTCAAATGGTGCATTTAACTGTGAAGTGATACGGGACTGCTACGAGGCATTTGCATTATATTGCTTTGAAAGATACCTTATTGCTTGCTTGG GTGGTGAAAAACGCACAGTTGAATTCATGGAAAGTCAGACTGTTGTTGACTCTAGCACACCGCTTTTGGCGGAAAAATATGCATATGGGGTTGTAGAACACCCTTTTCCCTTAAATTGCTTCATAAGGGAATGGTATCTTGGTTCTGACTTCTATCATGCTGTGAAAATCGGTATTGTTCAATAT ATGATATTGAAGATGATATGTGCGCTCCTAGCTATGATTCTTGAAAGTTTCGGGGTCTATGGAGAAGGAAAGTTCGAGTGGAGATATGG TTATCCCTATTTGGCGGTTGTACTTAATTTTAGCCAATCGTGGGCCTTATATTGCCTTCTCCAATTCTATTCTGTCACAAAGGACAAATTGGAATCGATTAAACCATTGGCAAAGTTTCTTGTCGTCAAGTCAATAGTTTTCCTCACCTGGTGGCAAGGTGTTGCCGTTgcctttcttttctcaataGGAGCTTTCAAAGGGTCATTGGCTCGGGAGCTAAAGACACGCATACAAGATTACCTGATATGTATTGAG ATGGGTATTGCTGCCGTCGCACATGTTTATACCTTTCCAGCAGTACCTTACAAACGTGGAGAAAGATGTGTTCGTAATGTTTCGGTGCTGTCTGACTATGCATCACTAGGAACGCCACCTGATCCGGAGGAGGTTCAAGACTCTGAACGGACAACTAAAATACGCTTGGGTCGCCATGATGAGCGAGAGAAACGTTTGAATTTTCCTCAGAGTGTTCGAGATGTTGTCATTGGAAGCGGTGAAATT ATTGTTGATGACATGAAGTATACAGTCACACATGTAGTAGAACCAGTTGAGAGGGGAATTGCAAAACTTAACAAAACGATCCATCGGTTCTCTGAAAATGTTAAACGGCATGAAGAGCAACGGAAGAGTGCCAAGGATGATAGTCATCTGATTCCTCTGAATTCTTGGTCAAAAGAATTTTCcgaagttgaagaaaatattactCAAGGCAGTGTAAGTGACAGTGGAATCACCAATGGTAAGAGACAACATTCTCAATCAAAAGCCACGACTTCTCGAATTAGATTTGGCAGATAA
- the LOC101203343 gene encoding protein LAZ1 homolog 1 isoform X2 — translation MGWRRVFFYTLFILFKMVESSSRSGKMWLLNLSSEAAPKFSWTILSAGVFVFAALVLSTFLIIEHLASYNQPEEQKFLIGLILMVPVYSLESFLSLLNSNGAFNCEVIRDCYEAFALYCFERYLIACLGGEKRTVEFMESQTVVDSSTPLLAEKYAYGVVEHPFPLNCFIREWYLGSDFYHAVKIGIVQYMILKMICALLAMILESFGVYGEGKFEWRYGYPYLAVVLNFSQSWALYCLLQFYSVTKDKLESIKPLAKFLVVKSIVFLTWWQGVAVAFLFSIGAFKGSLARELKTRIQDYLICIEMGIAAVAHVYTFPAVPYKRGERCVRNVSVLSDYASLGTPPDPEEVQDSERTTKIRLGRHDEREKRLNFPQSVRDVVIGSGEIIVDDMKYTVTHVVEPVERGIAKLNKTIHRFSENVKRHEEQRKSAKDDSHLIPLNSWSKEFSEVEENITQGSVSDSGITNGKRQHSQSKATTSRIRFGR, via the exons ATGGGATGGAGGAGGGTTTTCTTCTACACACTGTTCATTCTCTTCAAAATGGTTGAATCCTCCAGTAGATCAGGGAAGATGTGGTTATTGAACTTAAGCAGCGAAGCAGCACCTAAGTTCAGCTGGACAATTCTCAGTGCTGGTGTATTCGTATTTGCTGCACTTGTTCTTTCCACGTTTCTCATCATTGAACATTTAGCTTCTTATAATCAACCAGAG GAACAGAAGTTTTTGATTGGTCTTATATTGATGGTTCCTGTTTACTCTCTAGAATCG TTCCTGTCATTGTTAAATTCAAATGGTGCATTTAACTGTGAAGTGATACGGGACTGCTACGAGGCATTTGCATTATATTGCTTTGAAAGATACCTTATTGCTTGCTTGG GTGGTGAAAAACGCACAGTTGAATTCATGGAAAGTCAGACTGTTGTTGACTCTAGCACACCGCTTTTGGCGGAAAAATATGCATATGGGGTTGTAGAACACCCTTTTCCCTTAAATTGCTTCATAAGGGAATGGTATCTTGGTTCTGACTTCTATCATGCTGTGAAAATCGGTATTGTTCAATAT ATGATATTGAAGATGATATGTGCGCTCCTAGCTATGATTCTTGAAAGTTTCGGGGTCTATGGAGAAGGAAAGTTCGAGTGGAGATATGG TTATCCCTATTTGGCGGTTGTACTTAATTTTAGCCAATCGTGGGCCTTATATTGCCTTCTCCAATTCTATTCTGTCACAAAGGACAAATTGGAATCGATTAAACCATTGGCAAAGTTTCTTGTCGTCAAGTCAATAGTTTTCCTCACCTGGTGGCAAGGTGTTGCCGTTgcctttcttttctcaataGGAGCTTTCAAAGGGTCATTGGCTCGGGAGCTAAAGACACGCATACAAGATTACCTGATATGTATTGAG ATGGGTATTGCTGCCGTCGCACATGTTTATACCTTTCCAGCAGTACCTTACAAACGTGGAGAAAGATGTGTTCGTAATGTTTCGGTGCTGTCTGACTATGCATCACTAGGAACGCCACCTGATCCGGAGGAGGTTCAAGACTCTGAACGGACAACTAAAATACGCTTGGGTCGCCATGATGAGCGAGAGAAACGTTTGAATTTTCCTCAGAGTGTTCGAGATGTTGTCATTGGAAGCGGTGAAATT ATTGTTGATGACATGAAGTATACAGTCACACATGTAGTAGAACCAGTTGAGAGGGGAATTGCAAAACTTAACAAAACGATCCATCGGTTCTCTGAAAATGTTAAACGGCATGAAGAGCAACGGAAGAGTGCCAAGGATGATAGTCATCTGATTCCTCTGAATTCTTGGTCAAAAGAATTTTCcgaagttgaagaaaatattactCAAGGCAGTGTAAGTGACAGTGGAATCACCAATGGTAAGAGACAACATTCTCAATCAAAAGCCACGACTTCTCGAATTAGATTTGGCAGATAA
- the LOC101203343 gene encoding protein LAZ1 homolog 1 isoform X4 — protein MVPVYSLESFLSLLNSNGAFNCEVIRDCYEAFALYCFERYLIACLGGEKRTVEFMESQTVVDSSTPLLAEKYAYGVVEHPFPLNCFIREWYLGSDFYHAVKIGIVQYMILKMICALLAMILESFGVYGEGKFEWRYGYPYLAVVLNFSQSWALYCLLQFYSVTKDKLESIKPLAKFLVVKSIVFLTWWQGVAVAFLFSIGAFKGSLARELKTRIQDYLICIEMGIAAVAHVYTFPAVPYKRGERCVRNVSVLSDYASLGTPPDPEEVQDSERTTKIRLGRHDEREKRLNFPQSVRDVVIGSGEIIVDDMKYTVTHVVEPVERGIAKLNKTIHRFSENVKRHEEQRKSAKDDSHLIPLNSWSKEFSEVEENITQGSVSDSGITNGKRQHSQSKATTSRIRFGR, from the exons ATGGTTCCTGTTTACTCTCTAGAATCG TTCCTGTCATTGTTAAATTCAAATGGTGCATTTAACTGTGAAGTGATACGGGACTGCTACGAGGCATTTGCATTATATTGCTTTGAAAGATACCTTATTGCTTGCTTGG GTGGTGAAAAACGCACAGTTGAATTCATGGAAAGTCAGACTGTTGTTGACTCTAGCACACCGCTTTTGGCGGAAAAATATGCATATGGGGTTGTAGAACACCCTTTTCCCTTAAATTGCTTCATAAGGGAATGGTATCTTGGTTCTGACTTCTATCATGCTGTGAAAATCGGTATTGTTCAATAT ATGATATTGAAGATGATATGTGCGCTCCTAGCTATGATTCTTGAAAGTTTCGGGGTCTATGGAGAAGGAAAGTTCGAGTGGAGATATGG TTATCCCTATTTGGCGGTTGTACTTAATTTTAGCCAATCGTGGGCCTTATATTGCCTTCTCCAATTCTATTCTGTCACAAAGGACAAATTGGAATCGATTAAACCATTGGCAAAGTTTCTTGTCGTCAAGTCAATAGTTTTCCTCACCTGGTGGCAAGGTGTTGCCGTTgcctttcttttctcaataGGAGCTTTCAAAGGGTCATTGGCTCGGGAGCTAAAGACACGCATACAAGATTACCTGATATGTATTGAG ATGGGTATTGCTGCCGTCGCACATGTTTATACCTTTCCAGCAGTACCTTACAAACGTGGAGAAAGATGTGTTCGTAATGTTTCGGTGCTGTCTGACTATGCATCACTAGGAACGCCACCTGATCCGGAGGAGGTTCAAGACTCTGAACGGACAACTAAAATACGCTTGGGTCGCCATGATGAGCGAGAGAAACGTTTGAATTTTCCTCAGAGTGTTCGAGATGTTGTCATTGGAAGCGGTGAAATT ATTGTTGATGACATGAAGTATACAGTCACACATGTAGTAGAACCAGTTGAGAGGGGAATTGCAAAACTTAACAAAACGATCCATCGGTTCTCTGAAAATGTTAAACGGCATGAAGAGCAACGGAAGAGTGCCAAGGATGATAGTCATCTGATTCCTCTGAATTCTTGGTCAAAAGAATTTTCcgaagttgaagaaaatattactCAAGGCAGTGTAAGTGACAGTGGAATCACCAATGGTAAGAGACAACATTCTCAATCAAAAGCCACGACTTCTCGAATTAGATTTGGCAGATAA
- the LOC101203343 gene encoding protein LAZ1 homolog 1 isoform X3 — MGWRRVFFYTLFILFKMVESSSRSGKMWLLNLSSEAAPKFSWTILSAGVFVFAALVLSTFLIIEHLASYNQPEHVVLFCCLTFSVQGLYMLSVCFHLLISRGTEVFDWSYIDGSCLLSRIGGEKRTVEFMESQTVVDSSTPLLAEKYAYGVVEHPFPLNCFIREWYLGSDFYHAVKIGIVQYMILKMICALLAMILESFGVYGEGKFEWRYGYPYLAVVLNFSQSWALYCLLQFYSVTKDKLESIKPLAKFLVVKSIVFLTWWQGVAVAFLFSIGAFKGSLARELKTRIQDYLICIEMGIAAVAHVYTFPAVPYKRGERCVRNVSVLSDYASLGTPPDPEEVQDSERTTKIRLGRHDEREKRLNFPQSVRDVVIGSGEIIVDDMKYTVTHVVEPVERGIAKLNKTIHRFSENVKRHEEQRKSAKDDSHLIPLNSWSKEFSEVEENITQGSVSDSGITNGKRQHSQSKATTSRIRFGR, encoded by the exons ATGGGATGGAGGAGGGTTTTCTTCTACACACTGTTCATTCTCTTCAAAATGGTTGAATCCTCCAGTAGATCAGGGAAGATGTGGTTATTGAACTTAAGCAGCGAAGCAGCACCTAAGTTCAGCTGGACAATTCTCAGTGCTGGTGTATTCGTATTTGCTGCACTTGTTCTTTCCACGTTTCTCATCATTGAACATTTAGCTTCTTATAATCAACCAGAG CATGTGGTGCTGTTCTGTTGTTTGACTTTCTCAGTGCAGGGGCTTTATATGCTCTCTGTGTGTTTTCATCTTCTTATTTCAAGAG GAACAGAAGTTTTTGATTGGTCTTATATTGATGGTTCCTGTTTACTCTCTAGAATCG GTGGTGAAAAACGCACAGTTGAATTCATGGAAAGTCAGACTGTTGTTGACTCTAGCACACCGCTTTTGGCGGAAAAATATGCATATGGGGTTGTAGAACACCCTTTTCCCTTAAATTGCTTCATAAGGGAATGGTATCTTGGTTCTGACTTCTATCATGCTGTGAAAATCGGTATTGTTCAATAT ATGATATTGAAGATGATATGTGCGCTCCTAGCTATGATTCTTGAAAGTTTCGGGGTCTATGGAGAAGGAAAGTTCGAGTGGAGATATGG TTATCCCTATTTGGCGGTTGTACTTAATTTTAGCCAATCGTGGGCCTTATATTGCCTTCTCCAATTCTATTCTGTCACAAAGGACAAATTGGAATCGATTAAACCATTGGCAAAGTTTCTTGTCGTCAAGTCAATAGTTTTCCTCACCTGGTGGCAAGGTGTTGCCGTTgcctttcttttctcaataGGAGCTTTCAAAGGGTCATTGGCTCGGGAGCTAAAGACACGCATACAAGATTACCTGATATGTATTGAG ATGGGTATTGCTGCCGTCGCACATGTTTATACCTTTCCAGCAGTACCTTACAAACGTGGAGAAAGATGTGTTCGTAATGTTTCGGTGCTGTCTGACTATGCATCACTAGGAACGCCACCTGATCCGGAGGAGGTTCAAGACTCTGAACGGACAACTAAAATACGCTTGGGTCGCCATGATGAGCGAGAGAAACGTTTGAATTTTCCTCAGAGTGTTCGAGATGTTGTCATTGGAAGCGGTGAAATT ATTGTTGATGACATGAAGTATACAGTCACACATGTAGTAGAACCAGTTGAGAGGGGAATTGCAAAACTTAACAAAACGATCCATCGGTTCTCTGAAAATGTTAAACGGCATGAAGAGCAACGGAAGAGTGCCAAGGATGATAGTCATCTGATTCCTCTGAATTCTTGGTCAAAAGAATTTTCcgaagttgaagaaaatattactCAAGGCAGTGTAAGTGACAGTGGAATCACCAATGGTAAGAGACAACATTCTCAATCAAAAGCCACGACTTCTCGAATTAGATTTGGCAGATAA